One segment of Polyodon spathula isolate WHYD16114869_AA chromosome 20, ASM1765450v1, whole genome shotgun sequence DNA contains the following:
- the LOC121295577 gene encoding transcription factor Sox-9-B-like, which translates to MNLLDPFMKMTEDQEKCLSDAPSPSMSEDSAGSPCPSGSGSDAENTRPSENNLLGPDSQMPDFKKEGDDDKFPVCIRDAVSQVLKGYDWTLVPMPVRVNGSSKNKPHVKRPMNAFMVWAQAARRKLADQYPHLHNAELSKTLGKLWRLLNEGEKRPFVEEAERLRVQHKKDHPDYKYQPRRRKSVKNGQNEAEDGSEQTHISPTAIFKALQQADSPHSASSMSEVNSPGEHSGQSQGPPTPPTTPKTDMQPGKADLKREGRPLQEGGGRQPHIDFRDVDIGELSSDVISNIETFDVNEFDQYLPPNGHPGAPVTNMAHGQSGQVTYTGSYGISSTSVAQSASTAGHAWMTKQQQQQHSLPTLSSEQGQQRTTHIKTEQLSPSHYNEQQHSPQPINYGSFNLQHYSSAYPTITRSQYDYSEHQGANSYYSHAASQGSGLYSTFTYMSPAQRPMYTPIADPTGVPSIPQTHSPQHWEQPVYTQLTRP; encoded by the exons ATGAATCTACTCGATCCCTTCATGAAGATGACAGAGGACCAGGAGAAATGTCTTTCAGACGCCCCCAGCCCGAGCATGTCCGAGGATTCTGCGGGGTCCCCGTGCCCGTCCGGATCTGGCTCCGATGCTGAGAACACCAGACCGTCAGAGAATAACTTGTTGGGGCCGGACAGTCAGATGCCGGACTTCAAAAAAGAGGGCGATGATGACAAATTCCCCGTCTGCATCAGGGATGCGGTTTCCCAGGTGCTGAAGGGCTATGACTGGACCCTGGTGCCCATGCCCGTGCGGGTGAACGGAAGCAGCAAAAACAAGCCCCACGTTAAGAGACCAATGAACGCGTTCATGGTGTGGGCGCAAGCTGCCAGGAGAAAGCTCGCAGACCAGTACCCGCATCTTCACAACGCAGAGCTCAGCAAAACACTCGGGAAACTTTGGAG ATTGCTCAATGAAGGAGAAAAGCGTCCCTTCGTTGAAGAGGCAGAGAGACTGAGGGTACAGCACAAGAAAGACCACCCCGACTACAAGTACCAGCCCCGGAGAAGGAAGTCTGTGAAGAACGGGCAGAATGAGGCTGAAGACGGATCTGAGCAAACTCACATCTCACCCACTGCGATCTTCAAAGCGCTGCAACAGGCTGATTCCCCTCACTCCGCGTCCAGCATGAGCGAGGTGAATTCCCCCGGCGAGCATTCAG GCCAGTCCCAAGGTCCGCCAACTCCGCCCACAACTCCCAAAACAGATATGCAGCCTGGAAAAGCAGATCTGAAGCGGGAAGGGCGCCCCCTGCAGGAAGGTGGTGGCAGGCAGCCCCACATTGACTTCAGAGATGTGGACATTGGGGAGCTGAGCAGCGATGTCATATCCAACATTGAGACATTCGATGTGAACGAGTTCGACCAGTACCTCCCACCCAACGGTCACCCAGGTGCTCCAGTCACCAACATGGCTCACGGCCAGAGTGGCCAGGTCACTTACACTGGCAGCTACGGCATCAGCAGCACCTCAGTCGCCCAATCAGCAAGCACCGCAGGGCACGCTTGGATgaccaagcagcagcagcagcagcactcccTGCCCACCCTCAGCAGCGAACAGGGGCAGCAGAGGACAACACACATCAAGACGGAGCAGCTGAGCCCGAGCCACTACAATGAACAGCAGCACTCCCCGCAACCAATCAACTACGGCTCCTTCAACCTGCAGCACTACAGCTCTGCATATCCTACCATCACACGCTCCCAGTATGACTATTCAGAACACCAGGGAGCCAACTCCTACTACAGCCATGCAGCAAGCCAGGGCTCAGGTCTGTACTCCACCTTCACCTACATGAGCCCGGCCCAGAGGCCCATGTACACCCCCATTGCAGACCCTACCGGGGTCCCTTCCATCCCCCAGACCCACAGTCCTCAGCACTGGGAGCAACCTGTCTACACACAGCTCACCAGGCCTTAG